A stretch of Aedes aegypti strain LVP_AGWG chromosome 2, AaegL5.0 Primary Assembly, whole genome shotgun sequence DNA encodes these proteins:
- the LOC110677247 gene encoding protein KBP homolog: MGITKESLSDIREEFEEAHQKIDEDSKNDPPTEPFRSHYAARDILQGVQRKLKNLRESLDQGSEAELTVRCILANVLKDIGRISIFTEELSNGELVLKEALELVKDEKETASGVNAHIEVLNQLGILYCNRGSFEESKVILEQAADNYRDVKEMEGFEPLTISDLFGTKDEIEKGKGQLLLEKNHTLTLYYLAQIYGYLEDLVKSAHFCHMTLKRQLDYNDYEHIDWALNSATLSQYYFPKNHLSQSRHLLAAASYMLDRFEEDVIPKETNPAARTEKIENLRHRSADVARCWAKYAIHILATSKERLCEDDPEDGAENPKGDGLSPVKEIDRFIGLEGLSVYEDQIMDEFCLTLEDAKLVMLNGLSWLNKAKEYYTKETEASQYAKIVQDIASLYKHLAFFDDNEDNQCKLYKRCADQLEELDQVLNATYYQTICREIWYELGLTYSKMLDVKLSKLETATASERPSPHALNKINKLCEKSISKFQKFLESYKVPLDTLEIPAGIDEAELQPVLFAYFHIGRLYYKVITPDKKMQLANVQNSFRYYHHFVKSCEENESVGAHFKAEIGVCKEMNTLLPLKIKKLQNELNE, translated from the exons ATGGGCATCACCAAGGAAAGCCTGTCGGACATCCGCGAGGAGTTCGAGGAAGCCCACCAGAAGATCGACGAGGACAGCAAAAACGATCCCCCGACGGAACCTTTCCGGTCGCATTATGCCGCCCGGGACATCCTTCAGGGCGTgcagcgaaagttgaaaaatctGAGGGAATCACTGGACCAGGGGTCGGAGGCGGAACTGACCGTGCGATGCATACTGGCTAATGTGTTGAAGGATATTGGAAGGATATCGATTTTTACCGAGGAACTGAGCAATGGGGAACTGGTCCTGAAGGAAGCGCTGGAACTGGTTAAGGACGAAAAGGAAACGGCTTCCGGGGTCAATGCTCATATTGAGGTGCTGAATCAGCTGGGAATATTGTACTGCAATCGGGGAAGCTTTGAGGAATCGAAGGTTATTTTGGAACAAGCAGCGGACAATTATAGAGACGTGAAGGAAATGGAAGGATTTGAACCGTTGACGATTTCTGATTTGTTCGGAACAAAAGACGAGATCGAGAAGGGAAAGGGACAGCTGCTACTGGAGAAGAACCACACCTTGACTCTGTACTATTTGGCACAAATTTACGGTTATCTGGAAGATTTGGTCAAATCTGCGCACTTTTGCCACATGACTTTGAAGCGGCAGTTGGATTACAATGATTACGAGCACATAGATTGGGCTCTGAATTCGGCCACCCTTTCGCAGTATTATTTCCCCAAGAACCACCTCAGTCAATCGAGGCACCTGCTGGCGGCCGCTTCGTACATGTTGGACCGTTTCGAGGAGGACGTAATTCCCAAGGAAACGAATCCAGCCGCCAGAACGGAAAAGATCGAAAACCTTCGGCATCGATCGGCAGATGTGGCTCGCTGTTGGGCCAAGTATGCCATCCATATTCTGGCCACCAGCAAGGAAAGGCTCTGCGAAGATGATCCCGAGGATGGAGCGGAAAACCCGAAAGGGGACGGCCTTAGTCCAGTGAAGGAAATCGACCGTTTCATCGGTTTGGAAGGATTGTCGGTATACGAAGACCAGATAATGGATGAGTTCTGCCTGACCCTCGAGGATGCCAAGCTGGTCATGTTGAATGGGCTCAGTTGGTTGAACAAGGCGAAGGAATACTACACCAAAGAAACGGAAGCGTCGCAGTACGCAAAGATAGTGCAGGACATTGCTTCTTTGTACAAGCATTTGGCGTTTTTCGATGACAACGAGGACAATCAGTGCAAGCTTTATAAGCGATGCGCAGATCAATTGGAAGAACTGGACCAGGTGCTGAACGCTACGTACTATCAAACCATTTGCAG AGAAATCTGGTATGAGCTGGGTCTCACTTACTCGAAAATGTTGGACGTGAAGCTGAGCAAATTGGAAACTGCAACCGCCAGTGAACGACCGTCGCCCCATGCCCTGAACAAAATTAACAAACTCTGCGAAAAGAGCATTTCCAAGTTCCAAAAGTTTCTCGAATCCTACAAAGTTCCGCTGGACACGCTGGAGATCCCCGCCGGAATCGATGAAGCCGAACTGCAACCGGTACTCTTCGCTTACTTCCACATCGGGCGATTGTACTATAAGGTCATCACGCCGGACAAGAAGATGCAGCTGGCCAACGTGCAGAACAGTTTCCGATATTATCATCACTTTGTGAAGAGCTGCGAGGAAAACGAATCGGTCGGAGCGCACTTCAAAGCCGAAATTGGAGTCTGTAAGGAGATGAACACGCTTCTGCCGTTGAAAATCAAGAAACTCCAGAACGAACTGAACGAATAA
- the LOC5567336 gene encoding vesicle transport protein SFT2C: MADLKKDLDEYLLLQSDQKKSFKLEMPKMPSISTPGLVSKLFGKNQESEANSWLKDPQETCCPKLSRIQRIVGFVTCLGLGVFCMIVSTFYIPVLILKARKFALLYTLGSIFFIMSFSFLSGFGAMFRQMFSRERVALSISYSCCLTATLYFAMVEQSTALTVLFAVAQIITLLWMILGTIPGGMTGVKFFGQMFRSSVSSTLPV, from the exons ATGGCTGACCTGAAGAAGGACCTGGACGAGTATCTGCTGCTGCAGAGCGATCAGAAGAAAAGCTTCAAACTCGAAATGCCAAAGATGCCCTCGATATCCACTCCAGGGCTGGTGAGTAAACTCTTTGGCAAGAACCAGGAAAGCGAAGCCAACAGCTGGCTTAAGGATCCCCAGGAAACATGCTGCCCTAAGTTG AGCCGAATACAAAGGATCGTAGGATTTGTGACTTGCCTTGGCCTGGGAGTGTTCTGTATGATCGTATCGACATTCTACATTCCGGTGTTGATCCTGAAGGCAAGGAAGTTTGCCCTATTGTACACATTGGGAAGCATCTTCTTCATTATGAG CTTCTCGTTCCTGAGCGGCTTCGGAGCAATGTTCCGGCAGATGTTCTCCCGCGAGCGAGTAGCCTTGTCCATATCGTACTCCTGCTGCCTGACGGCCACGCTTTACTTTGCCATGGTTGAGCAAAGCACCGCGCTGACCGTGCTGTTCGCAGTGGCACAAATTATCACCCTACTCTGGATGATCCTGGGAACGATTCCCGGTGGGATGACCGGAGTGAAGTTCTTCGGACAGATGTTCCGCAGTTCGGTTTCCAGTACGCTACCGGTGTAA
- the LOC5567337 gene encoding coiled-coil domain-containing protein 28A isoform X1: MECDDAAVERQKLVSNDEEDDQATITNLSSSGQAKSIQTPISPVLSNKIFSSGETTRSHNSTSYPASLGKTEKSDAAPAARLNYVNERKSQEAKAKQKKVQRELTPSSVATVSSGSSSNLPLSSRINLRQMASDHSQASSSRQHSNAATANSSSISLNKSYSFTSRPLKHHSFISEVPDVRHMERALLGLLEDFHSGKLKAFGSGCTMEQMTSIREQQESLAKLHFDLGNEASLSANAGNNEAQSQNGMRKLVAKLEQLSFSIEKLHSSKVEQ; the protein is encoded by the exons ATGGAGTGTGATGACGCTGCCGTCGAGAGGCAGAAACTCGTTTCGAACGACGAGGAAGACGACCAAGCAACAATCACCAATTTGTCCTCCAGCGGCCAGGCAAAATCCATTCAAACGCCAATCTCGCCCGTGCTTAGTAATAAG ATATTCTCCAGCGGCGAAACAACTCGCAGTCACAATTCCACTAGCTATCCGGCCAGCCTCGGAAAGACGGAGAAGAGCGATGCCGCTCCCGCGGCCAGGCTCAATTACGTCAACGAGCGGAAGAGCCAGGAAGCCAAGGCCAAACAAAAGAAGGTTCAAAGAG AGCTGACCCCAAGCAGTGTGGCTACGGTTAGCTCAGGTAGCAGTAGTAATCTCCCGCTCAGTTCGCGGATTAATCTCCGCCAGATGGCTTCTGACCACTCGCAGGCCAGTAGCAGCCGGCAACACTCGAATGCTGCCACAGCCAATAGTAGCTCGATTAGTTTGAACAAAAGCTATAGTTTTACCTCCCGCCCACTAAAACATCACTCTTTCATATCAGAAGTGCCGGACGTGCGACACATGGAACGGGCCCTGCTCGGGCTGCTCGAGGACTTCCACTCGGGCAAACTGAAAGCGTTTG GGTCGGGCTGCACGATGGAACAGATGACGAGCATTCGGGAACAGCAGGAAAGCCTGGCGAAGCTGCACTTCGATTTGGGCAATGAGGCGTCCCTCAGTGCCAACGCCGGCAACAACGAAGCTCAATCGCAAAATGGCATGCGAAAACTGGTGGCCAAGCTGGAGCAGCTCTCATTCTCGATCGAGAAACTCCACTCGAGCAAAGTGGAGCAGTGA
- the LOC5567337 gene encoding coiled-coil domain-containing protein 28A isoform X2 gives MECDDAAVERQKLVSNDEEDDQATITNLSSSGQAKSIQTPISPVLSNKIFSSGETTRSHNSTSYPASLGKTEKSDAAPAARLNYVNERKSQEAKAKQKKVQREVPDVRHMERALLGLLEDFHSGKLKAFGSGCTMEQMTSIREQQESLAKLHFDLGNEASLSANAGNNEAQSQNGMRKLVAKLEQLSFSIEKLHSSKVEQ, from the exons ATGGAGTGTGATGACGCTGCCGTCGAGAGGCAGAAACTCGTTTCGAACGACGAGGAAGACGACCAAGCAACAATCACCAATTTGTCCTCCAGCGGCCAGGCAAAATCCATTCAAACGCCAATCTCGCCCGTGCTTAGTAATAAG ATATTCTCCAGCGGCGAAACAACTCGCAGTCACAATTCCACTAGCTATCCGGCCAGCCTCGGAAAGACGGAGAAGAGCGATGCCGCTCCCGCGGCCAGGCTCAATTACGTCAACGAGCGGAAGAGCCAGGAAGCCAAGGCCAAACAAAAGAAGGTTCAAAGAG AAGTGCCGGACGTGCGACACATGGAACGGGCCCTGCTCGGGCTGCTCGAGGACTTCCACTCGGGCAAACTGAAAGCGTTTG GGTCGGGCTGCACGATGGAACAGATGACGAGCATTCGGGAACAGCAGGAAAGCCTGGCGAAGCTGCACTTCGATTTGGGCAATGAGGCGTCCCTCAGTGCCAACGCCGGCAACAACGAAGCTCAATCGCAAAATGGCATGCGAAAACTGGTGGCCAAGCTGGAGCAGCTCTCATTCTCGATCGAGAAACTCCACTCGAGCAAAGTGGAGCAGTGA
- the LOC110673978 gene encoding cytochrome c oxidase subunit 7A1, mitochondrial-like, producing the protein MGHHEPKVYISDKLPDSLRKSMQTFQAKNELPVFLKGGPIDKVLFMTTMALCGVGILGIVRVIYTMGFAKKKAD; encoded by the exons ATGGGTCACCACGAACCAAAGGTTTATATCTCTGACAAGCTGCCCGACTCGTTGCGCAAATCGATGCAAACTTTCCAG GCTAAAAACGAACTGCCCGTTTTCCTAAAGGGTGGTCCAATAGACAAAGTGCTGTTCATGACCACCATGGCTTTGTGTGGCGTAGGCATTCTAGGAATCGTTCGGGTTATCTACACGATGGGTTTCGCCAAAAAGAAGGCTGACTAA